The Marinilongibacter aquaticus genome has a window encoding:
- a CDS encoding SusC/RagA family TonB-linked outer membrane protein has protein sequence MLSVALSTYAQKIAGTVVDETNIPMPGVSVIVKGTSNGTMTDQTGKFDLDVKAANPVLVFSFVGYLSQEISVNGKKGFDITLQPDESTLDEVVVVGYGTEKKANLTGAVTAISGDVLDNRPITNLGSGLQGMVPNLNITINNGDPTTRANFNIRGYQSINGGEPLILVDNVPMDINLINPNDIKSVNVLKDASAAAIYGARAAFGVILIETKQGSSGKVRVDFGSGFSTAKPIFNMDVVTDPYEFVLARNMATMRTNGAPAYDSDFVSKVKAYSENPDTAPEWGVVDGQLQYYGYNHYQEQIMTDYAPQQQYNLSINGGGPKSSFYVSFGHLNKDGYLKPANNEKFKRYNILMKGDFKVNDWITLDEKIVVNSEYSDKPHFYNWDVNINSLARVSPIMPIQFPDLEYYIEPGDHDQYAQYIGKYFGGTNFFPYLLDGGRTTFNNLDLWLTQGITLTPFNGLKIRSTFSYNNFHRDYQDVQSKVEIVSQNLTEPNLISNGFSGDDWIYNQSRYNQYFVSNTYAEYNKNLGKHGLKALVGFNQEWGKSSQITAQARSLITPQVTDLNATTGTMQTGGYKNHVALRGLFYRLGYNFDDRYILEANGRYDGTSRFPKDRRFGFFPSFSAGWRISEEGFMANTRGVIDNLKLRGSYGTLGNQTVKNGSSQLYYPYIATMGVGSSPYMFADSRIPYVSAADLVSPSLTWETVISKNIGLDVTLLNQRLDASFDLYTRDTKDMLMNVKYPDILGTSAPKANAADLRTKGWELSLTWRDRFENDLSYRFTLALSDWTAKITKYDNPSGSLSEYYVGQKLGEIWGFETEGIFQTEDEVASSPDQSRIGSNWRPGDIRYKDLNGDNIISKGSNTLSDHGDLTIIGNNNPRYSFGVNLDLKYKNWSLTTFSQGYFHRDYVPSSGSWTWFFPFNAGHVEKYFIKDSWSEDNRDAYFPAPHISTNDKKNLETQSRFLQNAGYVRLKNVTLAYSLPQHLVSKAKLTRLQVYFTGMNLWEYSPIRKPLDPETIYATAIEYPMQRIFTLGLNVSL, from the coding sequence GCTGCTAATCCCGTGCTTGTGTTCTCTTTTGTCGGGTATTTAAGTCAAGAAATTTCTGTGAATGGGAAAAAAGGTTTTGACATCACCCTTCAACCCGATGAATCCACCTTGGATGAAGTGGTGGTTGTGGGATACGGTACAGAAAAGAAAGCAAACTTGACAGGTGCCGTAACGGCAATTTCGGGGGATGTTTTGGATAACCGGCCCATCACCAACCTCGGAAGCGGTTTGCAGGGTATGGTGCCAAACCTAAATATTACGATAAACAATGGCGACCCCACCACCAGAGCCAATTTCAACATTCGCGGTTATCAATCGATTAATGGGGGCGAGCCCCTGATTTTGGTGGACAACGTGCCGATGGACATTAACCTCATCAATCCCAACGACATCAAAAGTGTCAATGTATTGAAAGATGCTTCGGCGGCGGCTATTTACGGGGCAAGAGCGGCCTTCGGTGTGATCTTGATCGAAACCAAACAAGGGAGTTCGGGAAAAGTAAGGGTTGATTTTGGCTCGGGCTTTTCAACGGCCAAGCCTATTTTCAATATGGATGTAGTCACAGACCCATATGAGTTTGTTTTGGCCCGAAATATGGCCACTATGCGAACCAACGGTGCCCCCGCCTACGATTCGGATTTTGTTTCGAAAGTGAAGGCCTACTCCGAAAACCCAGATACCGCTCCAGAGTGGGGTGTGGTAGACGGTCAGCTTCAGTATTATGGATACAACCATTATCAAGAGCAAATTATGACCGATTATGCTCCCCAGCAACAATACAATTTATCGATCAACGGGGGCGGGCCCAAATCGAGCTTTTATGTATCCTTTGGTCATTTGAATAAAGACGGTTACCTGAAACCGGCGAACAACGAAAAATTCAAGCGGTACAACATTTTGATGAAAGGGGATTTCAAAGTGAACGATTGGATTACGCTCGATGAGAAGATTGTGGTCAATTCTGAATACAGCGACAAGCCACACTTCTACAATTGGGATGTGAATATCAACTCTTTAGCCCGTGTGAGCCCCATTATGCCGATTCAATTTCCAGACCTCGAATACTATATCGAACCTGGAGATCACGATCAATATGCTCAATATATTGGAAAGTATTTCGGTGGAACGAATTTCTTCCCTTATCTACTCGATGGCGGAAGAACTACTTTCAACAACCTTGACCTTTGGCTGACCCAAGGCATTACCTTGACGCCCTTCAATGGATTGAAAATCAGAAGTACGTTTTCATACAACAACTTCCACCGCGATTACCAAGATGTGCAGAGCAAGGTGGAGATCGTCAGTCAAAACTTGACCGAGCCCAATTTGATCAGCAACGGTTTCAGCGGTGACGACTGGATATACAACCAGTCCAGATACAATCAATATTTTGTGTCGAATACCTATGCCGAGTACAATAAAAACTTGGGCAAACATGGCTTGAAAGCCTTGGTGGGCTTCAACCAAGAATGGGGAAAAAGCTCACAAATTACGGCTCAAGCACGATCGTTGATTACGCCGCAAGTTACCGATTTGAATGCCACCACAGGAACCATGCAAACCGGAGGATATAAAAACCATGTGGCTCTTCGTGGTCTATTTTATAGGTTGGGCTACAATTTCGACGACCGCTACATTCTTGAAGCGAATGGACGTTACGACGGAACCTCCAGATTCCCCAAAGACAGGCGATTCGGTTTCTTCCCTTCTTTCTCGGCCGGATGGCGTATTTCGGAAGAGGGCTTTATGGCCAACACACGAGGCGTAATCGACAACCTGAAACTGAGGGGGTCCTACGGTACATTGGGTAACCAGACCGTGAAAAACGGGAGCAGTCAGCTTTATTACCCATACATTGCCACCATGGGTGTAGGTTCGTCGCCTTACATGTTTGCCGATAGCCGTATTCCTTATGTTTCTGCTGCCGATTTGGTTAGCCCATCCTTAACGTGGGAAACCGTAATTTCGAAGAACATCGGTTTGGATGTGACACTGTTGAATCAACGTTTGGATGCATCGTTCGACCTATACACACGCGATACCAAAGATATGTTGATGAACGTGAAATACCCTGATATTTTGGGTACAAGTGCTCCGAAAGCCAACGCTGCAGATTTGAGAACCAAAGGTTGGGAGTTGTCTCTGACTTGGCGTGACCGCTTCGAGAACGATTTGAGCTACCGCTTCACCTTGGCACTTTCTGACTGGACAGCCAAGATTACCAAATACGACAACCCTTCTGGTTCATTGAGCGAATACTATGTTGGGCAGAAGTTGGGCGAGATTTGGGGTTTTGAAACCGAAGGTATTTTCCAAACAGAAGATGAAGTGGCTTCAAGTCCCGACCAGTCGAGAATTGGCTCAAATTGGCGTCCAGGGGATATCCGTTACAAAGATTTGAACGGCGATAACATCATTAGCAAAGGAAGCAACACGCTGAGCGATCACGGAGATTTGACCATAATTGGAAACAACAATCCGCGATACAGCTTTGGTGTAAACCTGGATTTGAAATACAAAAACTGGTCTTTGACAACTTTTTCGCAAGGCTACTTCCATCGTGATTATGTGCCGAGTTCCGGCAGCTGGACCTGGTTCTTCCCCTTCAATGCAGGACACGTAGAGAAATATTTCATTAAAGATTCGTGGAGTGAAGACAACAGAGACGCGTATTTCCCCGCCCCGCATATTTCGACTAACGACAAGAAAAATCTGGAAACCCAGAGCCGTTTCTTGCAGAATGCGGGATATGTCCGTTTGAAAAACGTGACCTTGGCTTATTCACTGCCCCAACATTTGGTGTCGAAAGCGAAGTTGACGCGACTTCAGGTGTATTTCACGGGGATGAACCTTTGGGAATATTCGCCCATCCGTAAACCTCTAGACCCCGAGACCATTTACGCCACGGCCATTGAGTATCCGATGCAAAGAATCTTCACATTGGGTCTGAATGTCTCTCTATAA